The Acinetobacter defluvii genome includes a region encoding these proteins:
- the ftsW gene encoding putative lipid II flippase FtsW, giving the protein MAGLAQTTVSKISEVFERWIPKLPTEITPRNVLIFCVISLLCIGTVMVASASMPYAERMHEAPFHYVIRHAISIVVAAVAAFCVYRVSLNVWFNNTFPLWLITIALLLAVLVVGREVNGSTRWISIGGFSLQATEIAKVMMAIFTADYVVRRAEEVRNNIKGLIRLGIIMLLTVGLIIAEPDLGATVVIAVSMLGVFFLAGAPLIQFGIAFGAIVGAFVFLIIFEPYRYERLMSFSNPWADPLGTGYQLSNALMAFGRGEWTGVGLGHSIQKMSYLPEAHTDFMLAILGEEFGFFGIATVLVLSFGMLFCCIRIAHRALKHQYLRAGYLAYGISIIFLLQILVNAGMNMGMLPTKGLTLPFISYGGSSLIMCAVMISLMLKIDATTQQKNPAREQSSF; this is encoded by the coding sequence ATGGCTGGGTTAGCTCAGACAACGGTCAGTAAAATTAGTGAAGTCTTTGAACGTTGGATTCCCAAACTTCCAACCGAAATTACGCCTCGAAATGTACTTATTTTCTGCGTCATTTCATTACTGTGTATTGGTACAGTGATGGTCGCTTCGGCATCTATGCCTTATGCAGAACGGATGCATGAGGCACCTTTTCATTATGTGATTCGTCATGCAATTTCGATTGTGGTTGCAGCAGTGGCTGCATTTTGTGTATATCGTGTCTCGTTGAATGTTTGGTTTAATAACACCTTTCCTTTATGGCTGATTACGATTGCTTTGTTACTTGCCGTATTGGTAGTTGGACGAGAGGTGAATGGTTCAACCCGATGGATCAGTATTGGTGGTTTTAGTTTGCAAGCCACTGAGATTGCTAAAGTCATGATGGCAATTTTTACCGCTGATTATGTGGTGCGTCGTGCTGAAGAGGTGAGAAACAACATTAAAGGCTTGATTCGTTTAGGGATCATCATGCTCCTCACTGTAGGTTTAATTATCGCTGAGCCAGATTTAGGGGCAACGGTGGTGATTGCGGTGTCGATGTTGGGAGTATTTTTCTTGGCGGGTGCACCCTTGATCCAATTTGGTATTGCCTTTGGTGCGATTGTGGGTGCATTTGTATTCTTGATCATCTTTGAGCCATATCGTTATGAACGACTGATGTCATTTTCTAATCCTTGGGCAGACCCACTGGGTACAGGTTATCAGCTTTCCAATGCCTTGATGGCATTTGGTCGAGGGGAATGGACAGGGGTTGGTTTGGGACACAGTATCCAAAAAATGTCATATTTACCTGAAGCACATACTGACTTTATGTTGGCAATTTTAGGTGAAGAGTTTGGTTTCTTTGGTATTGCCACAGTTTTGGTTTTATCGTTTGGTATGCTGTTTTGTTGTATTCGTATTGCGCATCGTGCCTTGAAACATCAATACCTACGTGCAGGTTATTTGGCGTATGGGATTAGCATCATTTTCTTATTGCAGATTTTGGTCAATGCAGGCATGAATATGGGAATGTTACCGACCAAAGGTCTTACCTTGCCATTTATTAGTTATGGGGGGTCATCATTGATTATGTGTGCGGTAATGATCAGTTTAATGTTAAAAATTGATGCAACAACCCAGCAGAAAAATCCTGCGCGAGAACAATCAAGTTTCTAA
- a CDS encoding zinc-ribbon domain-containing protein codes for MLFIFGISPKTVKTDQGQFVCPICKTRSAYEIKTQRNYFSLFFIKLFPVSKPRESAVVCLNCGTHMPKMVLDH; via the coding sequence ATGTTGTTTATTTTTGGAATATCACCGAAAACTGTTAAAACGGATCAAGGGCAATTTGTCTGCCCGATTTGTAAAACGCGCAGTGCTTATGAAATTAAAACGCAGCGTAATTATTTTTCATTATTTTTTATTAAACTTTTTCCAGTATCCAAACCAAGAGAAAGTGCTGTAGTATGTTTAAATTGTGGTACGCATATGCCAAAAATGGTGCTAGACCATTAA